The genomic region AGATGTCCCTTCTGTAGCGGCAGAAAAGCTGAATCTTCAAATTGGTTCAAAAGTTATCCTCTTAAAAAGACTAAGACTGCTTAATGGGAGTCCATACGCCATTGAATGGGCTTACATCAATCTCGCGTTGGATACAAGAATATTGAACATATTGGAAATGGATATGTCGAAATTGTCACTGTATAACTTTTTCAGAAACACCCTTGGAATCAAGATAAAATATGCGGATGAAACTTTAGAAGTTACGCGAGCTGATAAAGAAAATGCCGATTTTTTGAATATAAAGGTCGGGGATTGTGTCGTTTTAAGAAAAAGATTCACATACACGCAAGAAGGAAAATGCATAGAATACGTTCAATCTCTTTACAGGGGCGATAGGTACAAATTCAACATACGTCTAAGTGGACATTAAGTCCTTTGCATTTTTGCTTTTAAGGTTTTAACTCATCT from Mesoaciditoga lauensis cd-1655R = DSM 25116 harbors:
- a CDS encoding GntR family transcriptional regulator, whose translation is MEIDKNSPIPIYHQLYEILRAKIKDGVFKVGEYLPPENKLAQTYRVSRLTVRQALAELVEEGLIKKRRGKGTLVIHPKNVENLMELRGFTDDAKNAGYTPTSVVLENKLVDVPSVAAEKLNLQIGSKVILLKRLRLLNGSPYAIEWAYINLALDTRILNILEMDMSKLSLYNFFRNTLGIKIKYADETLEVTRADKENADFLNIKVGDCVVLRKRFTYTQEGKCIEYVQSLYRGDRYKFNIRLSGH